In the Bos javanicus breed banteng chromosome 28, ARS-OSU_banteng_1.0, whole genome shotgun sequence genome, one interval contains:
- the LOC133240561 gene encoding anthrax toxin receptor-like isoform X2, with the protein MESSGPWIPGPGLLLLLLLLPPLLSAGSFQHDVLNWRNFRHLDFGWKTIHRYLSPGWGSLHRSIRSKASKLHDCDGAFDFYLVLDASNGEGNTWNEICDLTERLLKRFTNPKLRISLITYSSVSNIILPLTSDRNELKQGLQRLRGVRPSGTRRLHDGLKRAGDEIAKIYSANNKAASMVYALTAGSLDKWTVWAAMRESNRLKNFKTKLYAIGMKNSQRNQLFEIVGAKTQVYELPKPDDMEGFIVSLVGNSCKQVMGGDTYYACVGESYHLGFYAPDLSPDKISDYTCRYKLDKNKVYRSSDKPRASPLHQDTSGPCLLTWVHRTGRALPFPHSHTTQGVNGLGG; encoded by the exons ATGGAGAGCAGCGGGCCCTGGATACCCGGCCCCGGGCTCCtcctgttgctgttgctgctccCTCCACTGCTGAGTGCAGGGAGCTTCCAGCACGATGTCCTGAACTGGAGAAATTTCCGCCACCTTGACTTTGGCTGGAAAACCATTCACCGCTACCTCAGCCCAGGCTGGGGAAGCCTCCACAGGAGCATCAGGAGCAAGGCGAGCAAGTTGCATGACTGTGATGGTGCTTTTGACTTCTATTTAGTCTTGGATGC GTCAAACGGCGAAGGCAACACCTGGAATGAAATTTGTGATTTAACAGAACGGCTGCTGAAGAGGTTTACCAA CCCTAAACTGAGGATTTCTCTCATCACCTACTCCTCAGTCAGCAATATCATTCTGCCACTCACCTCAGACAG AAATGAACTAAAACAAGGTCTTCAAAGACTTCGGGGGGTAAGGCCCTCAGGAACCAGAAGATTGCACGATGGATTGAAAAGG GCAGGTGATGAGATTGCGAAAATTTACTCTGCTA ACAATAAAGCTGCCAGCATGGTTTATGCTTTGACTGCTGGATCACTGGACAAATGGACAGTGTGGGCTGCTATGCGGGAA TCCAACAGGTTGAAGAATTTTAAGACCAAACTTTATGCCATAGGTATGAAAAACTCTCAGAGAAACCAG TTGTTTGAAATTGTGGGTGCAAAGACCCAGGTATATGAGCTACCCAAACCTGATGACATGGAAGGCTTTATTGTATCG CTCGTGGGAAATTCCTGTAAGCAAGTTATGGGTGGGGACACCTACTATGCCTGTGTAGGAG AATCCTACCATCTCGGATTTTATGCACCTGACCTGAGTCCAGACAAAATTAGTGACTATACTTGCAGATATAAACTGGACAAAAACAAAGTCTACA GGTCATCTGATAAACCCAGAGCGAGTCCTCTCCACCAGGACACTTCTGGACCATGTCTCCTTACATGGGTGCATAGAACAGGCAGGGCTCTGCCATTTCCACACTCTCACACCACACAGGGTGTAAATGGCCTTGGGGGTTAG